Proteins from one Thermobifida alba genomic window:
- a CDS encoding PAC2 family protein, which yields MPELDSVSELVEPVMVAAFEGWNDAGEAASAVIDHLTDVWGATELVSLDSEDYYDFQVTRPRVTAVDGVSQGIDWPAVTVSLSRSPGGQDVVLVRGAEPSTRWRGFASDLLSVVRELGVRRVVLLGALLADVPHTRPVPVTGMFSHPELARSASLEPTTYEGPTGIVGVLHDTFSAAGLETVSLWAAVPHYVAQPPSPKATLALVRRVEDTLDLTVRLGDLPEDARAWERGVDELAAQDSDIAGYVRSLEEAKDAAELPEASGEAIAREFERYLKRRRGGS from the coding sequence GTGCCTGAGCTCGACAGCGTCTCGGAGCTGGTCGAGCCCGTGATGGTGGCCGCGTTCGAGGGCTGGAACGACGCCGGTGAGGCGGCCAGCGCCGTGATCGACCACCTGACCGACGTCTGGGGCGCCACCGAGCTGGTCTCCCTGGACTCGGAGGACTACTACGACTTCCAGGTCACCCGGCCGCGGGTCACCGCGGTGGACGGCGTCAGCCAGGGAATCGACTGGCCCGCCGTGACGGTCTCCCTGAGCCGTTCCCCCGGTGGCCAGGACGTGGTGCTGGTCCGAGGGGCCGAGCCCAGCACGCGCTGGCGCGGTTTCGCCAGCGACCTGCTGTCGGTCGTCCGGGAGTTGGGCGTACGGCGGGTGGTCCTGCTGGGCGCGCTGCTCGCCGACGTGCCGCACACGCGGCCGGTACCGGTCACGGGCATGTTCTCCCACCCCGAACTGGCCAGGTCGGCGAGTCTGGAACCGACCACCTACGAGGGGCCGACCGGGATCGTCGGCGTGCTGCACGACACGTTCAGTGCCGCCGGCCTGGAAACGGTCTCCCTGTGGGCCGCCGTCCCCCACTACGTGGCCCAGCCGCCCAGCCCCAAGGCGACCCTGGCCCTGGTCCGCCGGGTGGAGGACACCCTGGACCTGACCGTGCGGCTGGGTGACCTGCCCGAGGACGCGCGCGCCTGGGAGCGCGGGGTGGACGAACTCGCCGCCCAGGACTCCGACATCGCCGGCTACGTGCGCAGCCTGGAAGAGGCCAAGGACGCCGCCGAACTCCCCGAGGCCTCCGGTGAGGCCATCGCCCGCGAATTCGAGCGCTACCTGAAGCGGAGGCGCGGCGGTTCCTGA
- a CDS encoding ABATE domain-containing protein — MATPDNTSAAAALIRDFVTTGDTLADRADLARFLRDHRLIPESAIPITLADFDEAIALRDGMRAQLRAAAGESADAEAIARAQRVLDGLRVSVRLNPGEAALSPLAPAVVDEVRRGLARIAGAWAAVLATGEWRRISAD, encoded by the coding sequence ATGGCAACCCCCGACAACACGAGCGCCGCGGCCGCGCTCATCCGAGACTTCGTCACCACCGGTGACACCCTGGCCGACCGGGCGGACCTCGCCCGGTTCCTGCGCGACCACCGGCTGATTCCCGAAAGCGCCATCCCCATCACCCTCGCCGACTTCGACGAGGCGATCGCCCTGCGCGACGGCATGCGCGCCCAGTTGCGCGCGGCGGCGGGGGAGAGCGCCGACGCCGAGGCGATCGCGCGGGCCCAGCGGGTGCTGGACGGTCTGCGGGTGAGTGTGCGGCTCAACCCGGGCGAGGCGGCCCTGTCCCCCCTGGCGCCCGCCGTGGTCGACGAGGTCCGCCGGGGACTGGCCCGCATCGCCGGAGCCTGGGCCGCGGTCCTGGCCACCGGGGAGTGGCGGCGCATCAGCGCGGACTGA